A genomic window from Diorhabda sublineata isolate icDioSubl1.1 chromosome 8, icDioSubl1.1, whole genome shotgun sequence includes:
- the LOC130448246 gene encoding pyruvate dehydrogenase E1 component subunit alpha type II, mitochondrial-like produces MRRFALFGWKNIPYGKIFKKFSSEVKDKGETVLSVTRCYSGETPVSTPGELSVSNEPYDLHKIDKSPSVTSELTREEAIKLYRNMQTIRKMETTAANLYQQKQVRGFCHVYVGQEACAVGMHSIMRPQDTAITSYRCHGWAYISGESVENVLAELLGKVTGSARGKGGSMHIYGSKFYGGNGIVGAHVPVGTGIALAHKYNKKGAVSFTIFGDGAVDQGQIYESYNFAKLHELPVIFVIENNDYSMGTPRIRHSANPNYYTRGDMLPGIRVGGMDILAIREAGKFALQFVTSGKGPLILQLDTYRYYGHSMSDPGTSYRSREEIKRVRSSHDCIKTFADKLVLSRLVTEEDLKTIDKEIKKLVDEATQKALAAKDVAKEEVYCDIYRTYTGKVRMPQWETFGVHKNVSHLVSKHE; encoded by the exons ATGAGACGCTTTGCTTTATTTGGTTGGAAAAATATTCCGTACGgtaaaatctttaaaaaattttcatccgAAGTCAAAGATAAAGGTGAAACAGTTTTATCTGTTACGAGATGTTACTCAGGAGAAACTCCAGTTTCAACTCCCGGTGAATTATCTGTATCGAATGAACCTTACGATTTgcataaaattgataaatccCCATCGGTAACCAGTGAACTAACAAGAGAAGAGGCGATCAAGTTGTATAGAAATATGCAAACAATTAG AAAGATGGAAACCACTGCAGCTAATTTGTATCAACAAAAACAAGTCAGAGGCTTCTGTCATGTTTATGTTGGACAAGAAGCTTGCGCTGTTGGTATGCATTCCATAATGAGACCGCAAGATACAGCAATAACTTCCTACAGATGTCATGGGTGGGCTTACATTAGTGGAGAGTCAGTGGAAAATGTTTTGGCGGAGCTATTAGGAAAAGTCACTG GATCAGCGAGAGGTAAAGGTGGTTCAATGCATATTTACGGATCAAAATTTTATGGAGGTAATGGTATCGTGGGTGCACATGTTCCCGTTGGTACCGGAATTGCTTTGGctcataaatataataaaaaaggagCTGTTTCATTCACAA TTTTCGGTGATGGAGCTGTCGATCAAGGACAAATTTACGAATCGTACAATTTCGCCAAACTCCACGAACTTCCGGTGATTTTCGTTATAGAAAATAACGATTACAGCATGGGTACACCCAGAATAAGACACTCTGCCAATCCCAATTATTATACAAGAGGAGATATGCTTCCTGGGATACGCGTCGGAGGTATGGATATCTTGGCTATCAGGGAAGCTGGAAAATTCGCTTTGCAATTTGTCACATCAGGAAAAGGGCCACTTATTCTACAGTTGGATACGTACAG ATATTACGGCCACTCGATGTCCGATCCTGGAACAAGCTACAGAAGTAGAGAGGAAATAAAAAGAGTGAGATCAAGTCATGATTGCATTAAAACATTCGCTGATAAACTTGTATTATCTCGACTTGTTACTGAAGAAGACTTGAAAACAATAgacaaagaaattaaaaaacttgtCGATGAAGCTACACAAAAAGCTCTCGCAGCAAAAGATGTGGCTAAAGAAGAAGTTTATTGTGATATCTATCGAACTTATACGGGGAAAGTTAGAATGCCTCAATGGGAAACATTTGGTGTACATAAAAATGTCAGTCATTTGGTATCGAAACATGAATAG